One stretch of Aeromicrobium fastidiosum DNA includes these proteins:
- a CDS encoding vitamin K epoxide reductase family protein yields MTDEMVLDHIDRETPERSDRGLGLLLTVGGAIGLLAAAVLIIDKVKFLQDEADGKTAQLACDINAFVSCGGVINTDQASAFGFPNPIIGVAGFAVVVTLGVLMLARVQLPRFMWLGLQAGALFGIGFVTWLQSQSIYEIGKLCPWCMVVWTVMIPIFVWLTARNLTVFAPGNAVSRVVGDWTLLINVLWYVAVISAIWFKFGSNLWA; encoded by the coding sequence ATGACTGACGAGATGGTGCTCGACCACATCGACCGCGAGACGCCCGAACGCTCCGATCGCGGCCTTGGCTTGCTGCTGACGGTCGGCGGAGCGATCGGCCTGCTCGCGGCGGCGGTGCTGATCATCGACAAGGTCAAGTTCCTCCAGGACGAGGCCGACGGCAAGACGGCTCAGCTGGCCTGCGACATCAACGCGTTCGTCAGCTGCGGCGGAGTCATCAACACCGACCAGGCATCGGCCTTCGGCTTCCCCAACCCGATCATCGGCGTCGCCGGCTTCGCTGTCGTGGTGACGCTCGGCGTCCTGATGCTCGCTCGGGTGCAGCTGCCCCGGTTCATGTGGCTGGGCCTGCAGGCCGGCGCGCTGTTCGGCATCGGCTTCGTGACGTGGCTGCAGTCGCAGAGCATCTACGAGATCGGCAAGCTCTGCCCGTGGTGCATGGTCGTGTGGACCGTCATGATCCCGATCTTCGTCTGGCTCACGGCGCGCAACCTGACGGTCTTCGCGCCCGGCAACGCCGTGTCGCGCGTCGTCGGCGACTGGACGCTGCTGATCAACGTGCTCTGGTACGTCGCGGTCATCTCGGCGATCTGGTTCAAGTTCGGCTCGAACCTCTGGGCCTGA
- a CDS encoding DNA-formamidopyrimidine glycosylase family protein, which produces MPEGDTVWRTAHHLHEALAGRELTRTDFRVPAFATLDLSGQVVDEVVSRGKHLLIRTPGHSIHSHLKMEGAWHVQRLDSPWRRPGHSARAVLENDEWQAIGYSLGILEVVEIGDEESVVGHLGPDLLGPDWSLDKAVARTGSDPSRPVFLALLDQRNLAGFGNEYVNELLFIMGLLPTRPVGEVPDLRRVISRGQRMLDVNKARVERSFTGSTRTGEDRWVYSRERGRCRRCGTRLSSGKLGDRPTTERDTFWCPHCQT; this is translated from the coding sequence ATGCCTGAGGGCGACACCGTCTGGCGCACGGCCCACCACCTGCACGAGGCCCTGGCGGGTCGCGAGCTGACCCGCACCGACTTCAGGGTCCCGGCCTTCGCGACGCTCGACCTCTCGGGGCAGGTCGTCGACGAGGTCGTCAGCCGGGGCAAGCACCTGCTGATCCGCACGCCCGGCCACAGCATCCACTCGCACCTCAAGATGGAGGGTGCGTGGCACGTGCAGCGGCTCGACTCGCCGTGGCGTCGTCCCGGCCACTCGGCGCGCGCGGTGCTCGAGAACGACGAGTGGCAGGCGATCGGCTACTCCCTCGGCATCCTCGAGGTCGTCGAGATCGGCGACGAGGAGTCGGTCGTCGGTCACCTCGGACCCGATCTGCTCGGCCCCGACTGGAGTCTCGACAAGGCCGTCGCGCGCACCGGCTCCGATCCGTCCCGACCGGTGTTCCTGGCCCTGCTCGACCAGCGCAACCTCGCGGGCTTCGGCAACGAGTACGTCAACGAGCTGTTGTTCATCATGGGCCTGCTGCCCACCCGCCCCGTCGGCGAGGTGCCCGACCTGCGCCGCGTCATCTCCCGCGGCCAGCGCATGCTCGACGTCAACAAGGCGCGCGTCGAGCGGTCGTTCACCGGCAGCACCCGCACGGGCGAGGACCGCTGGGTCTACAGCCGCGAGCGCGGGCGCTGCCGGCGCTGCGGCACCCGGCTGAGCAGCGGCAAGCTCGGCGACCGGCCCACGACCGAGCGCGACACCTTCTGGTGCCCGCACTGCCAGACCTGA
- a CDS encoding flavin-containing monooxygenase, protein MDEQHVDVIIVGAGLSGIGAAYRLQEQCPGKTYALLESREAVGGTWDLFRYPGIRSDSDMYTLSFPFKPWTNTKAIADGSDIRDYIDEAADEFGIRDHIRFGHRVVRAAWSSEEARWTVTSTVGDQTVVQTASFLYLCSGYYSYDTGFTPDFPGLDTFEGQVVHPQFWPADLQYEGKEVVVIGSGATAVTLIPSMADDVSHITMLQRSPTYITTLPSKDTLAPLIRRLLPAGLAHRVTRRKNASVAIGFYLFCRRFPQLARRILLARAKRQLPQGTDMRHFTPRYDPWDQRLCVVPDGDLFRSIRRGKASIVTDTIARFTPTGIDLDSGEHLDADIVVTATGLQVVALGQIDFEVDGRAIDAHELYVYKGLMFSGMPNFAWCVGYTNASWTLRADLSSQYVCRLINHLDATGHDFGMPDPRGAAGQAAPILDLSSGYVTRVADLLPQQGSTSPWTIRQNWFLDSRDMKHTDLDQEMVFGRATVPAAVPA, encoded by the coding sequence ATGGACGAACAGCACGTCGACGTCATCATCGTCGGAGCCGGCCTCTCGGGCATCGGTGCCGCGTACCGGCTGCAGGAGCAGTGCCCCGGCAAGACCTACGCACTGCTGGAGTCGCGCGAGGCCGTGGGCGGCACGTGGGACCTGTTCCGCTACCCGGGCATCCGGTCCGACTCCGACATGTACACGCTGAGCTTCCCGTTCAAGCCGTGGACCAACACCAAGGCCATCGCCGACGGCAGCGACATCCGCGACTACATCGACGAGGCCGCCGACGAGTTCGGCATCCGCGACCACATCCGGTTCGGGCACCGGGTCGTCCGCGCCGCGTGGTCGTCCGAGGAGGCGCGCTGGACCGTGACGTCGACGGTGGGTGACCAGACCGTCGTGCAGACCGCGTCGTTCCTGTACCTCTGCAGCGGCTACTACAGCTACGACACGGGCTTCACCCCCGACTTCCCGGGGCTCGACACCTTCGAGGGCCAGGTCGTCCACCCGCAGTTCTGGCCGGCAGACCTGCAGTACGAGGGCAAGGAGGTCGTCGTGATCGGCAGCGGCGCGACCGCCGTGACGCTCATCCCGTCGATGGCTGACGACGTCTCGCACATCACGATGCTGCAGCGCTCGCCGACGTACATCACGACGCTGCCGTCGAAGGACACCCTCGCGCCGCTGATCCGCAGGCTGCTGCCGGCCGGTCTCGCGCACCGGGTCACCCGCCGCAAGAACGCCAGCGTCGCGATCGGCTTCTACCTGTTCTGCCGCCGATTCCCCCAGCTGGCGCGCAGGATCCTGCTGGCCCGCGCCAAGCGCCAGCTGCCGCAGGGCACCGACATGCGGCACTTCACGCCGCGCTACGACCCGTGGGACCAGCGGCTCTGCGTCGTGCCCGACGGCGACCTCTTCCGGTCGATCCGGCGCGGCAAGGCCTCGATCGTCACCGACACCATCGCGCGATTCACGCCCACGGGCATCGACCTCGACTCCGGCGAGCACCTCGACGCCGACATCGTCGTCACCGCGACGGGCCTGCAGGTCGTGGCGCTGGGCCAGATCGACTTCGAGGTGGACGGCCGGGCGATCGACGCCCACGAGCTGTACGTCTACAAGGGGCTGATGTTCAGTGGCATGCCCAACTTCGCGTGGTGCGTCGGGTACACCAATGCCTCGTGGACGCTGCGCGCCGACCTGTCGTCGCAGTACGTGTGCCGCCTGATCAACCACCTCGACGCCACGGGTCATGACTTCGGCATGCCCGATCCGCGGGGCGCTGCGGGCCAGGCTGCCCCGATCCTCGACCTGTCGTCGGGCTACGTCACCCGCGTGGCCGATCTGCTGCCGCAGCAGGGATCGACGTCGCCGTGGACGATCCGGCAGAACTGGTTCCTCGACTCCCGCGACATGAAGCACACCGACCTCGATCAGGAGATGGTGTTCGGCAGGGCGACGGTGCCGGCGGCCGTCCCGGCCTGA